In Leisingera sp. NJS204, the following are encoded in one genomic region:
- a CDS encoding aminotransferase class III-fold pyridoxal phosphate-dependent enzyme: protein MTLAHWAAALKQHWGIQADLSRLDGEYDLNFLAKGAENQGYILKAMRPGCETWLVDMQVKAFEHIAARQPDLPCPRVIAAADGRSLLTLPDEKGQNRLVWLLNQLPGRCYAKTEPKSDALIHEIGQVIGGSAKALADFRHDGLERDFKWDLMRAGWIKDQLFCITAPARRAIIEGISADFAKLEPVLAKLPKQAVHNDANDYNIMVAGELGETRRVSGLIDLGDMCAAPRICDLAIAAAYIVLDHPAPEAAIAALVAGYNEAYPLTPAEVDMVWPLLRARLAVSVVNSTMMAADNPDDPYVTISQAPAWRFLEGNTLQGGLLTARLRAACGLPVVDGADRVMAWLEQEHGKFAPLMGQDLADAPMGSLSVEHSTWPQNPFHMPLEEAARVGEEFEDQGRIWLGYYHEPRLIYTEPAFRKGPWKASGRRTVHLAVDAFAGAGTPVFAPMRGEVFAAKYRDGHLDYGGVIILRHETPMGDPFFTLYGHLDPEFLSRLKPGDMVEKGEEFCRLGDPGQNGGWAPHVHFQLALTTEGIEAGWPGAGDPDEMYLWRAICPNPAALLNLPDEKVRYHPTDKGEVLARRRTHFGGNLSLTYNDPVMLVRGWKHHLFDEWGRPYLDAYNNVPHVGHAHPRIQAVAADQLKRMNSNTRYLHPAQTAFADKVLSKLPDPFEVCFFVNSGTEANELALRLARAHTGAKGMVTPDHGYHGNTTGAIDISAYKFNKPGGAGQADWVELVEVADDYRGSFRRDDPKRAQKFADLVDPAIRNLQGKGHGIAGFIAETFPSVGGQIIPPQGYLPAVYEKIRAAGGVCIADEVQTGLGRLGEYYFGFEHQGAVPDIVVMGKPIGNGHPLGVLVTTKAIAKSFDNGIEFFSTFGGSTLSCRTGKEVLDIVDDEGLQDNARVIGARLIEGLQGLEQKYACVGDVRGMGLFLGLELITPDGSEATGICSYVKNRMRDYRILIGSEGPKDNILKIRPPLTIGAEDADMIIYVLDSILREVEAA, encoded by the coding sequence ATGACGCTTGCGCATTGGGCAGCAGCCCTGAAACAGCATTGGGGCATCCAGGCGGATTTGAGCCGCCTGGATGGAGAATATGACCTGAACTTTCTGGCCAAAGGTGCCGAGAACCAGGGCTATATCCTCAAGGCGATGCGCCCCGGCTGCGAAACCTGGCTGGTCGACATGCAGGTAAAGGCGTTTGAGCATATCGCCGCGCGCCAGCCGGATCTGCCCTGCCCGCGGGTGATCGCCGCTGCGGATGGCCGATCGCTGCTGACACTCCCGGATGAAAAAGGGCAAAACCGGCTGGTCTGGCTGCTGAACCAGCTACCCGGGCGGTGCTATGCCAAGACAGAACCCAAAAGCGATGCGCTGATCCATGAGATTGGTCAGGTTATCGGCGGCTCGGCCAAGGCGCTGGCCGATTTCCGGCACGATGGGCTGGAGCGTGATTTCAAATGGGACCTGATGCGCGCGGGCTGGATCAAGGATCAGCTGTTCTGCATCACCGCTCCGGCACGCCGTGCAATCATTGAAGGGATTTCCGCGGATTTCGCAAAGTTAGAGCCTGTTTTAGCGAAGCTTCCCAAGCAGGCCGTCCACAATGACGCCAATGACTACAACATCATGGTGGCGGGAGAACTGGGTGAAACCCGCAGGGTGTCAGGCCTCATCGACCTGGGCGACATGTGCGCCGCACCGCGGATCTGCGACCTGGCAATTGCTGCGGCCTATATCGTGCTGGACCACCCGGCGCCGGAGGCAGCAATCGCAGCACTGGTTGCGGGGTATAACGAGGCTTATCCTTTGACGCCTGCCGAGGTAGACATGGTCTGGCCGCTGCTGCGCGCGCGGCTGGCGGTGAGTGTTGTCAATTCCACCATGATGGCAGCGGACAATCCGGATGATCCCTATGTGACCATCTCGCAAGCTCCGGCCTGGCGATTCCTGGAGGGAAACACACTGCAGGGCGGGTTGCTGACTGCCCGGCTGCGCGCGGCGTGCGGCCTGCCGGTCGTTGATGGTGCAGACCGTGTGATGGCCTGGCTGGAGCAGGAACACGGCAAATTCGCCCCGCTGATGGGCCAGGACCTGGCAGATGCACCGATGGGATCGCTGTCGGTGGAACACTCCACCTGGCCGCAAAACCCATTCCACATGCCGCTGGAAGAAGCGGCCAGAGTCGGCGAGGAGTTCGAGGACCAGGGCCGCATCTGGCTTGGCTATTATCATGAGCCGCGGCTGATCTATACAGAGCCCGCTTTCCGCAAAGGCCCTTGGAAAGCCAGCGGCCGCCGCACTGTGCATTTGGCGGTGGATGCCTTTGCCGGCGCTGGCACGCCGGTGTTTGCGCCCATGCGTGGTGAAGTCTTTGCGGCAAAGTACCGGGACGGGCATCTGGACTACGGCGGGGTGATCATCCTGCGCCATGAAACGCCTATGGGCGATCCGTTCTTTACCCTCTACGGTCATTTGGACCCGGAATTCCTGAGCCGCCTGAAACCGGGTGATATGGTGGAAAAGGGCGAGGAATTCTGCCGCCTGGGTGACCCTGGCCAGAACGGCGGCTGGGCACCGCATGTGCATTTCCAGCTGGCCCTGACCACCGAAGGAATCGAGGCCGGCTGGCCCGGCGCAGGCGACCCGGATGAGATGTACCTGTGGCGCGCAATCTGCCCCAACCCTGCGGCCCTGCTCAACCTGCCGGATGAAAAAGTCCGCTATCACCCAACCGACAAAGGCGAGGTTCTGGCCCGACGCCGCACCCATTTCGGCGGCAACCTCAGCCTCACCTACAATGACCCGGTGATGCTGGTGCGCGGCTGGAAGCACCACTTGTTTGACGAATGGGGGCGGCCCTATCTGGACGCTTACAACAACGTGCCGCATGTGGGCCACGCCCATCCGCGCATCCAGGCGGTGGCAGCGGATCAGCTGAAGCGGATGAATTCGAACACCCGCTATCTGCATCCGGCACAAACCGCCTTTGCAGACAAGGTGCTGTCCAAGCTGCCAGATCCTTTTGAGGTCTGTTTTTTCGTAAACTCGGGCACCGAAGCCAATGAGCTGGCCCTGCGCCTGGCCCGCGCCCACACCGGGGCAAAGGGCATGGTGACGCCCGATCACGGCTATCACGGCAACACAACAGGCGCGATCGACATCTCCGCTTACAAGTTCAACAAGCCCGGCGGTGCTGGCCAGGCGGACTGGGTGGAGTTGGTGGAAGTTGCAGACGACTACCGCGGTTCATTCCGCCGCGATGATCCAAAGCGCGCGCAAAAGTTCGCGGACCTGGTCGATCCGGCAATCAGGAACCTGCAAGGCAAGGGCCACGGCATCGCCGGCTTCATCGCTGAAACCTTTCCCTCTGTTGGCGGTCAGATTATCCCGCCGCAGGGATATCTGCCTGCAGTTTACGAAAAGATCCGTGCGGCAGGAGGTGTCTGCATCGCCGACGAAGTGCAAACCGGCCTGGGCCGCCTTGGCGAATACTACTTCGGCTTCGAACACCAGGGCGCAGTTCCCGACATCGTGGTGATGGGCAAACCTATCGGCAACGGCCACCCGCTGGGCGTGCTTGTCACGACCAAGGCGATTGCAAAAAGCTTTGACAACGGGATCGAGTTTTTCTCGACCTTCGGCGGGTCTACCCTGTCTTGCCGGACCGGCAAGGAGGTGCTGGATATCGTTGACGATGAAGGCCTGCAGGACAACGCCCGGGTGATAGGCGCCCGGCTGATCGAAGGGCTGCAGGGATTGGAGCAGAAATACGCCTGCGTTGGCGATGTGCGTGGAATGGGGCTGTTCCTGGGATTGGAACTGATCACCCCGGATGGCTCGGAAGCCACCGGAATTTGCTCCTACGTCAAAAACAGGATGCGCGATTACCGGATCCTGATCGGCAGCGAAGGTCCCAAGGACAACATTCTGAAGATCCGACCGCCGCTGACCATAGGTGCAGAAGACGCAGACATGATCATCTATGTCTTGGATAGTATCCTGCGCGAAGTGGAGGCGGCCTGA
- a CDS encoding L,D-transpeptidase, translating to MPQNPFDTFSRRHFLAGSAALISSPSFAQETGDEAQQAFDPLRPPPEPEPAVQRNISAFRAKSWRPYFDTLRNGAILVDIDSRALHYWSQDESVYKLFPSSVPLSDDLTRRGRTKIVRKVDGPGWAPTPNMRKRNPEWPAFIPPGPDNPLGTHALYLSWKYYRIHGTHDTRKIGRKSSNGCIGLYNEHIADLFSLTKVGTQVLLI from the coding sequence ATGCCCCAAAACCCCTTTGATACCTTCAGCAGGCGGCATTTTCTTGCCGGCAGCGCTGCTTTGATCTCCTCGCCATCCTTTGCGCAAGAGACCGGCGACGAGGCGCAGCAGGCCTTTGATCCGTTGCGCCCGCCGCCAGAACCGGAACCGGCTGTCCAGCGCAACATCTCCGCATTCCGGGCCAAATCCTGGAGACCATACTTTGATACCCTGCGGAACGGGGCGATTCTGGTCGATATCGACAGCCGGGCTCTGCATTATTGGTCCCAGGATGAAAGCGTTTACAAACTGTTCCCGTCTTCAGTGCCGCTGTCCGACGATCTGACCCGCCGCGGCCGGACAAAGATTGTTCGCAAAGTTGACGGCCCAGGCTGGGCTCCAACCCCGAATATGCGCAAGCGCAACCCGGAATGGCCTGCGTTCATTCCGCCGGGGCCGGATAACCCGCTTGGCACCCACGCGCTGTATCTTAGCTGGAAGTATTACCGCATCCATGGAACCCACGATACGCGGAAAATCGGCCGCAAATCATCGAATGGCTGCATCGGGCTTTACAATGAACATATCGCCGATTTGTTCAGCTTGACCAAAGTCGGCACCCAGGTGTTGCTTATTTGA
- a CDS encoding L,D-transpeptidase family protein: MDRRAFGFGAAASLALAGCSTSGSAVSRFHSYDGPQVTSIVINKGARKLYLMHNEDILREYEVDLGFAPLGHKAFEGDGKTPEGTYVIDRRNPNSRYHLSVGISYPNGQDRANAHAQGKRPGGEIFIHGEPNNGKERKRAARVDDWTAGCIAVSNEEIEEIYAMVQDGTAIALRP; encoded by the coding sequence ATGGACAGACGGGCATTTGGTTTCGGTGCGGCCGCGAGCCTTGCGCTGGCTGGTTGCAGCACCTCCGGCAGCGCAGTGAGCCGGTTTCACTCATATGACGGACCGCAAGTGACATCGATCGTGATCAACAAGGGTGCGCGCAAGCTTTACCTGATGCACAACGAAGATATCCTGCGCGAGTATGAGGTCGACCTGGGGTTCGCACCATTGGGGCACAAGGCGTTTGAGGGTGACGGAAAGACACCTGAGGGCACGTATGTGATTGACCGGCGCAATCCCAACAGCCGCTATCATCTGTCGGTTGGGATCTCTTATCCAAACGGGCAGGACCGGGCAAATGCGCATGCTCAAGGCAAGCGCCCGGGCGGTGAGATTTTTATCCACGGAGAGCCGAACAACGGCAAGGAGCGCAAACGCGCAGCCCGGGTTGACGACTGGACCGCCGGTTGTATCGCGGTGTCAAATGAAGAAATCGAAGAAATCTATGCCATGGTTCAGGACGGCACGGCCATCGCTTTGCGGCCCTGA
- a CDS encoding CAP domain-containing protein yields MKRVFLLIAAAFVTLAAACTPATESGSTYRIRNADKVQIRMLDSVNALRQAAGAQTVQLNAELTAAAATHSRDMSVQNRPWHFGSDGSSPLDRVSRAGYTGSLLGENISETYENEQQTLSAWLERPATRAVILDPKATNMGFSWFQEPNGKIWWTMVMGS; encoded by the coding sequence ATGAAACGTGTTTTTCTGCTGATAGCTGCTGCCTTTGTAACTTTGGCGGCAGCATGCACGCCCGCAACAGAATCCGGCAGCACCTACCGTATTAGAAATGCAGACAAAGTGCAGATCCGGATGCTTGATTCAGTCAATGCGCTGCGTCAGGCGGCTGGTGCACAAACCGTACAGCTGAATGCCGAGCTGACTGCGGCCGCAGCGACCCATTCCCGGGACATGTCAGTGCAAAACCGGCCCTGGCATTTCGGATCCGACGGCTCCTCGCCGCTGGACCGGGTGTCGCGTGCAGGTTACACCGGCTCGCTTTTGGGGGAGAACATCTCTGAAACCTACGAGAATGAGCAGCAAACCCTGTCTGCGTGGCTGGAACGCCCAGCCACACGCGCAGTGATTCTCGACCCAAAAGCCACGAATATGGGGTTCTCCTGGTTCCAGGAGCCGAACGGCAAAATCTGGTGGACGATGGTTATGGGCAGCTGA
- a CDS encoding methyltransferase domain-containing protein produces the protein MTQAPAQLFDRRTLAARRARRRADALFLHQMARDEAEDRLSLVNRTFTAPAIVCPFPEVWEGFLPGAAVLPDDDVLALEQGAHDVVIHAMCLHWANDPVGQLIQCRRALKEDGLLLVILLGGQTLHELRAAIAEAETVVMGGLSPRVAPMGEIRDLGGLLQRAGFALPVADLVPLTAEYRDLTHLIHDLRGMGETNALAQRLKHPAPRTLFQLADHIYREHFATADGRLPATFELVCLTGWSPSDSQQKPLRPGSARMRLADALKVPESKLKP, from the coding sequence ATGACACAAGCACCAGCACAGCTATTCGACCGCCGCACCCTGGCAGCCCGCCGCGCACGCCGGCGCGCGGATGCGTTGTTCCTGCACCAAATGGCGCGGGATGAGGCCGAGGATCGCCTGAGCCTGGTTAACAGAACCTTTACCGCGCCCGCTATTGTCTGCCCTTTCCCGGAAGTCTGGGAGGGGTTTCTGCCGGGTGCAGCTGTGTTGCCGGATGACGATGTCCTGGCTCTGGAACAAGGCGCGCATGATGTGGTGATCCATGCCATGTGCCTGCATTGGGCCAACGATCCGGTTGGCCAGCTGATCCAATGCCGACGTGCCCTGAAGGAAGACGGGCTGCTGCTGGTCATCCTGCTGGGCGGCCAAACCCTGCACGAACTGCGCGCCGCCATAGCAGAAGCCGAAACCGTTGTGATGGGCGGACTGTCCCCCCGCGTTGCCCCGATGGGAGAGATCCGGGATCTGGGCGGTTTGCTGCAGCGGGCCGGTTTTGCCCTGCCGGTAGCGGACCTGGTACCGCTGACTGCCGAATACCGTGATCTGACCCACCTGATCCACGATCTGCGCGGCATGGGAGAGACCAACGCCCTCGCCCAGCGCCTGAAGCACCCGGCTCCGCGAACCCTGTTCCAGCTGGCAGATCACATCTACCGCGAGCATTTCGCAACTGCTGATGGCCGGCTGCCAGCGACATTTGAGCTGGTCTGCCTTACCGGCTGGTCGCCGTCGGACAGCCAGCAGAAACCCTTGCGCCCCGGCTCTGCCCGGATGCGCCTGGCCGATGCGTTGAAAGTGCCGGAATCCAAGCTCAAGCCCTGA
- the hemH gene encoding ferrochelatase → MLDAARTVKCPAHAPADHPKIPAEKVGILLANLGTPDDYSYWPMRRYLNEFLSDKRVIDYPSWKWQPLLQLIILTKRPFSSGTAYKSIWNHDKGESPLMTITKDQTTKIAAAMKARYGDQVMVDFCMRYGNPSTKSKVREMVAAGCRKILFVPLYPQYAGATSGTANDQFFRALMDEPWQPAARTIEPYFDQPAYIDALARSVEEAYAKAAKRPDILVVSYHGMPKRYLMQGDPYHCQCQKTTRLLKERLGWDDTRITTTFQSVFGPEEWLKPYTVDHVATLAKEGKKNIAVIAPAFSADCIETLEEINEEIRESFEHAGGEDFLYIPCLNDDDDHVAALAGVIEQNLQGWLD, encoded by the coding sequence ATGCTGGACGCCGCCCGGACCGTCAAATGCCCTGCCCACGCCCCTGCCGATCACCCAAAGATCCCGGCAGAGAAAGTCGGCATCCTGCTGGCCAACCTCGGCACGCCGGATGATTATTCGTACTGGCCGATGCGCCGCTACTTGAATGAATTCCTGTCTGACAAGCGGGTGATCGACTATCCATCGTGGAAGTGGCAGCCGCTCTTGCAGTTGATCATCCTGACCAAACGTCCGTTCTCTTCGGGCACCGCTTACAAATCGATCTGGAACCACGACAAGGGTGAAAGCCCTTTGATGACCATAACCAAAGACCAGACAACCAAGATAGCGGCGGCGATGAAGGCACGCTATGGCGATCAGGTGATGGTCGATTTCTGCATGCGCTATGGCAATCCCTCGACCAAATCCAAGGTGCGGGAAATGGTTGCGGCCGGCTGCCGGAAAATCCTGTTTGTGCCGCTGTATCCGCAATACGCCGGCGCTACCTCCGGCACTGCCAACGACCAGTTCTTCCGCGCCCTGATGGATGAGCCCTGGCAGCCCGCCGCCCGCACGATCGAACCCTATTTTGACCAGCCCGCCTATATCGACGCTTTGGCGCGATCGGTGGAAGAGGCCTATGCCAAGGCAGCAAAGCGCCCGGATATTCTGGTGGTGTCCTACCACGGGATGCCGAAACGCTACTTAATGCAGGGCGATCCCTATCACTGCCAGTGCCAGAAAACGACGCGGCTGCTGAAGGAGCGGCTGGGCTGGGACGACACCCGGATCACAACCACTTTCCAATCTGTGTTTGGACCCGAGGAATGGCTGAAACCTTACACGGTGGATCACGTCGCAACGCTTGCCAAGGAAGGCAAAAAGAACATCGCGGTGATCGCGCCGGCCTTCTCGGCCGACTGCATCGAGACGCTGGAAGAGATCAACGAAGAGATCCGCGAGAGTTTTGAGCACGCGGGCGGCGAGGACTTCCTTTATATCCCTTGCCTCAACGATGATGACGATCACGTTGCGGCACTGGCCGGTGTGATTGAGCAGAATCTGCAAGGCTGGCTGGACTAA
- the grxC gene encoding glutaredoxin 3, which translates to MKTVEIYTSPLCGYCHAAKRLLNQKGVTFSEINVLAQPDRKAEMIQRANGGRTVPQIFIGETHVGGCDDLFALEQAGKLDPLLAA; encoded by the coding sequence ATGAAAACCGTTGAAATCTACACCTCGCCTCTGTGCGGATATTGCCACGCCGCCAAGCGTCTGCTGAATCAGAAGGGTGTTACCTTTTCGGAAATCAACGTGCTGGCGCAGCCGGACCGCAAGGCAGAGATGATCCAGCGCGCCAATGGCGGCCGCACGGTACCGCAGATCTTTATCGGCGAAACCCATGTCGGCGGCTGTGACGATCTTTTTGCGCTGGAACAGGCGGGCAAACTGGACCCGCTGCTGGCAGCCTGA
- a CDS encoding ion transporter codes for MTDTQASTPTRRLAAILDSDRFGRFITAVIMVNAVTLGLETAPSVMAKIGSLIHLIDNICLSIFVVEILAKLFVRRLRFFLSGWNVFDFVIVGIALAPGTQGLSVLRALRILRVLRVISVAPRLRRVVEGFITALPGMGSVFLLMAIIFYIGSVIATKLFGQDFPEWFGDLGRSAYSLFQIMTLESWSMGIVRPVMEVHPHAWAFFVPFIMVTTFAVVNLLVGLIVNSMQDAHGEEEVERTDAYRDEVLSRLEAIEQRLSSQSDPDRKL; via the coding sequence ATGACTGATACCCAAGCGTCCACCCCGACCCGCCGCCTGGCAGCCATTCTGGACAGTGACCGGTTCGGCCGGTTTATTACCGCTGTCATCATGGTCAATGCAGTCACTCTGGGGTTGGAGACTGCCCCATCTGTCATGGCCAAAATTGGCAGTCTGATTCACCTGATCGACAACATTTGCTTGTCCATTTTTGTGGTGGAGATACTGGCCAAACTCTTTGTGCGCAGGTTGCGGTTTTTCCTGAGCGGCTGGAATGTGTTCGATTTCGTGATCGTCGGCATTGCACTGGCGCCGGGGACACAAGGGCTGTCAGTGCTGCGGGCGCTGCGTATCCTGCGGGTGCTGCGGGTCATTTCAGTTGCACCGCGTCTGCGCCGGGTGGTCGAGGGGTTCATCACCGCGCTGCCGGGGATGGGCTCGGTTTTCCTGCTGATGGCGATTATCTTCTACATCGGGTCCGTGATCGCGACCAAGCTGTTCGGCCAGGACTTCCCGGAATGGTTCGGCGATCTGGGCCGCAGCGCCTATTCGCTGTTCCAGATCATGACGCTGGAAAGCTGGTCGATGGGGATCGTGCGGCCGGTGATGGAAGTGCATCCGCACGCCTGGGCGTTCTTTGTACCGTTCATCATGGTGACGACCTTTGCCGTGGTGAACCTTCTGGTCGGTCTGATCGTGAACTCCATGCAGGATGCCCATGGCGAAGAAGAGGTGGAACGCACCGATGCCTATAGGGACGAAGTGCTGAGCCGGCTGGAGGCGATTGAACAGAGGCTAAGCAGCCAATCGGACCCGGACAGGAAATTGTGA
- a CDS encoding ComF family protein: protein MLLTRIQTAVSLIYPPQCMGCGGLVGSDFGLCGSCWADMHFISGTVCEGCGAPLPGEADGFRLECDSCLRHPRPWSQGRSALLYEGRGRKLVLALKHGDRTEIAHMAAGWLERAVQPMLAENPLICPVPLHWTRLLKRKYNQSALLAEAVAARIGLEHCPDLLRRFRRTPALEGKTRDQRFQHLGAAIAPHPGREGRIKGRTVLIVDDVMTSGATLSACTDACLQAGAAEVRVAVLARVTQA, encoded by the coding sequence ATGCTGCTGACCAGGATTCAAACTGCTGTTTCGCTGATCTATCCGCCGCAATGCATGGGCTGCGGGGGTCTGGTTGGCAGCGACTTTGGCCTGTGCGGTTCTTGCTGGGCCGATATGCATTTCATCAGCGGCACGGTCTGCGAGGGCTGCGGCGCTCCGCTGCCGGGGGAGGCGGACGGCTTTCGGCTGGAATGCGACAGCTGCCTGCGCCATCCGCGGCCTTGGAGCCAAGGGCGATCTGCGCTGCTCTATGAGGGGCGGGGCCGCAAGCTGGTTCTGGCTTTGAAGCACGGGGACCGGACGGAAATTGCACATATGGCCGCTGGATGGCTGGAGCGGGCCGTGCAGCCGATGCTGGCGGAGAATCCCCTGATATGCCCGGTGCCGCTGCATTGGACCCGGCTGCTGAAGCGAAAGTATAATCAATCCGCTTTGCTTGCTGAAGCAGTGGCGGCCCGGATTGGCCTGGAGCATTGCCCGGATCTGCTGCGCAGGTTCCGGCGGACCCCTGCACTGGAAGGCAAGACACGCGACCAGCGTTTTCAGCATTTGGGTGCAGCAATTGCACCCCACCCGGGCCGGGAGGGGCGGATCAAAGGGCGCACGGTTCTGATCGTGGATGACGTGATGACCTCCGGCGCCACTCTCAGCGCTTGCACTGATGCCTGCCTGCAGGCCGGTGCGGCGGAGGTACGGGTGGCGGTGCTGGCCCGGGTCACGCAAGCGTGA